The Xyrauchen texanus isolate HMW12.3.18 chromosome 28, RBS_HiC_50CHRs, whole genome shotgun sequence genome has a segment encoding these proteins:
- the LOC127621826 gene encoding neuronal acetylcholine receptor subunit alpha-2-like — MMERTGIHRLFLRITILCIIICESISCCEKTHSHAEDELFKKLFDSYNKWSRPVPNTSDVVIVKFGLSIAQLIDVDEKNQMMTTNVWLKQEWNDYKLRWKPSDYDNVTSIRVPSELIWVPDIVLYNNADGEFAVTHMTKAHLFHTGKVRWVPPAIYKSSCSIDVTFFPFDQQNCKMKFGSWTYDKAKIDLERIENTVDLKDYWESGEWAIINAVGTYNTKKYDCCHEIYPDITYFFIIRRLPLFYTINLIIPCLLISCLTVLVFYLPSDCGEKITLCISVLLSLTVFLLLITEIIPSTSLVIPLIGEYLLFIMIFVTLSIVITVFVLNVHHRSPSTHKMPHWVHSVFLDLIPRWLCMCRPAPDSRRRQKPLLLPRQGHVTTSRVLGPATMPLSTSTSWFRGDKSGVDESRRRCCYKDLEHGTLSSAIPLSFQPTSPCPLGLTPPPLHKYGPSPRLEMGMASRQPGGRAYVTKWPDNITSENPGFPLSPSVLQALEGVHYIADHLRAEDADFSVKEDWKYVAMVIDRIFLWMFIIVCLLGTIGLFLPPWLAGMI; from the exons ATGATGGAGCGCACTGGGATTCACCGGTTGTTTCTGAGGATCACTATTCTCTGTATTATCATATGTGAGTCAA TTTCTTGCTGTGAGAAGACTCACTCACATGCTGAAGATGAGCTCTTCAAAAAGCTATTTGATAGCTATAACAAGTGGTCAAGACCTGTGCCAAACACCTCTGATGTCGTCATTGTCAAGTTTGGTTTATCTATCGCCCAGCTGATTGATGTG GATGAGAAGAATCAGATGATGACCACAAACGTCTGGCTAAAGCAG GAGTGGAATGACTATAAACTACGATGGAAACCTTCAGACTACGACAATGTGACTTCTATCAGGGTTCCGTCTGAACTTATCTGGGTTCCGGACATAGTCTTGTACAACAA TGCAGATGGGGAGTTTGCGGTGACCCACATGACAAAAGCTCACCTCTTCCACACAGGTAAAGTGCGCTGGGTTCCACCTGCCATCTACAAGAGCTCATGCAGCATTGATGTCACCTTCTTCCCCTTTGACCAGCAGAACTGCAAGATGAAGTTCGGCTCGTGGACTTATGACAAAGCCAAGATCGACCTGGAGCGTATTGAGAACACTGTGGATCTGAAAGATTACTGGGAGAGCGGCGAGTGGGCCATCATCAATGCTGTAGGAACCTATAACACCAAGAAGTATGACTGCTGCCATGAGATCTACCCTGACATCACCTACTTCTTCATCATTCGTCGTCTTCCTCTTTTCTACACCATCAACCTTATCATTCCATGCCTTCTCATCTCCTGCCTCACCGTGCTGGTCTTTTACCTGCCATCAGACTGTGGGGAGAAGATCACACTGTGTATCTCCGTTCTCCTCTCTCTAACCGTCTTCCTGCTGCTCATAACAGAAATTATCCCATCCACCTCGCTGGTTATTCCACTTATTGGTGAATATCTGCTCTTCATTATGATCTTCGTCACTCTGTCCATCGTTATCACTGTCTTTGTGCTTAACGTGCACCACCGATCACCCAGCACTCATAAGATGCCCCATTGGGTGCACTCAGTCTTCTTGGATTTGATCCCTCGGTGGCTGTGTATGTGCAGGCCTGCACCTGACAGTCGACGCAGACAGAAACCTCTCCTCCTGCCGCGCCAGGGGCATGTTACAACATCAAGAGTACTTGGACCAGCAACTATGCCCCTCAGTACATCTACTAGCTGGTTCAGAGGTGATAAATCTGGGGTGGACGAGTCTCGCAGGCGCTGCTGTTATAAGGATTTAGAACATGGGACGCTGTCTTCAGCTATCCCTCTTTCGTTCCAGCCCACTTCACCCTGTCCTCTTGGCTTGACTCCACCCCCTCTACATAAATATGGCCCCTCCCCTAGACTGGAGATGGGCATGGCTTCCAGGCAGCCCGGTGGTAGAGCTTATGTCACAAAGTGGCCTGACAACATAACATCAGAGAACCCAGGGTTCCCGCTCTCCCCCAGTGTCCTGCAAGCTCTGGAGGGGGTTCACTACATAGCAGACCACCTGAGAGCAGAAGATGCTGACTTCAGT GTTAAAGAAGATTGGAAGTATGTTGCTATGGTAATAGACAGGATCTTCCTATGGATGTTCATCATAGTTTGTTTGCTAGGCACAATCGGGCTCTTTCTGCCACCTTGGCTCGCGGGGATGATCTAG